Part of the Pseudomonas abietaniphila genome is shown below.
TCACGGCATCGGCACCTTCGTGCTGGACACTCCGAGCCCGAGCGGCTTCCGCATCGATCCGGCGACAATCGTCACCTTGCGCGATGTCCTGGCGATTCTCGAACTGCGCATCAGCCTTGAAGTCGAGTCTGCCGGTCTGGCCGCCCAGCGCAGATCCACCGAGCAACTGGCCGATATGCGCGCGGCCCTCGATGCACTGAATGAAAGCGCCTCCCATGCCAGCGATGCGGTCGGCGCGGATTTCCAGTTCCACATGGCAATTGCGCTGTCCACCGGCAACCGCTATTTCACCGACATCATGAATCACCTGGGCACCAGCATCATTCCTCGTACCCGGTTGAATTCCGCGCGGCTGGCGCACGACGATCATCAGCATTACATGAGCCGTCTGAGCCGCGAGCACGAAGAAATCTACGACGCCATCGCCCGGCAGGATTCCGATGCCGCACGCGCTGCGATGCGCCTGCACCTGACAAACAGCCGCGAGC
Proteins encoded:
- a CDS encoding FadR/GntR family transcriptional regulator, whose amino-acid sequence is MENQSAPPRARRKHRSLAQELVTELSERIRSGALKRGDKLPTESAIMEEQGVSRTVVREAISRLQASGLVETRHGIGTFVLDTPSPSGFRIDPATIVTLRDVLAILELRISLEVESAGLAAQRRSTEQLADMRAALDALNESASHASDAVGADFQFHMAIALSTGNRYFTDIMNHLGTSIIPRTRLNSARLAHDDHQHYMSRLSREHEEIYDAIARQDSDAARAAMRLHLTNSRERLRHAHEEAESQRA